In one window of Chitinophagales bacterium DNA:
- a CDS encoding ABC transporter ATP-binding protein: MASTPVSPSGALKRLFQILRLDKKDISAIYIFAILSGLVQLAMPLGIQTIISFVMAGSVSTSIIILIFLVVLAVFLNGLLQVRQMQITEKVQQKIFVRYSFEFADRLPRLNIEKLDNYYLPELVNRYFDAVTLQKGIEKLLLEIPLAVIQITFGLVLLAFYHPVFIGFGAVLIFIVFLIIKYTSAKGFETSLKASDYKYSLAAWLEELARVIKSFKYSRGTDLHMQRADKILSGYLHSRTEHFRILLTQYWSLVSFKILITAAMLIVGALLLVDQQINIGQFIAAEIVILTVIGSVEKLIMNLDKVYDVLTSVQKLNKVTESETEVEGTALMSDTGKGVSIDFHNVNFQYQDGIQALKGMDLHVTPGQKVCIMGESGAGKSTILRLLTGAFTNFEGSVLVDNVPIANYNLTSLRANTGILLSQQDIFHGTLYENITMGNKSIQLKDITELAERCGLVNFIQSQPKGFDTELDPTGKRLPSKIRQDILLMRALLGKRRLLLLEEPFQHMEKPYQNHIMDYLNADREATVLITTEDAEIAKACDILLYVENGAITFQGNWQQWQAKNS, translated from the coding sequence ATGGCAAGCACCCCAGTATCTCCTTCGGGAGCGCTAAAGCGATTATTCCAGATACTCAGACTGGACAAAAAAGACATTTCTGCCATTTACATATTTGCCATCTTATCGGGTCTGGTTCAGCTGGCTATGCCACTGGGTATTCAGACCATCATCAGTTTCGTGATGGCCGGCTCTGTTTCAACCTCTATCATCATCCTGATTTTCCTGGTGGTTTTAGCAGTTTTTCTGAACGGACTATTGCAGGTAAGACAAATGCAGATTACAGAAAAAGTACAGCAGAAAATATTTGTACGCTATTCGTTTGAGTTCGCAGACAGGTTACCCAGACTCAATATTGAAAAGTTAGACAATTACTATCTGCCTGAACTGGTAAACCGATATTTCGATGCAGTTACCCTGCAAAAGGGTATCGAAAAATTGCTCTTGGAAATTCCACTGGCTGTTATTCAAATCACTTTTGGTTTGGTCTTACTGGCATTTTACCACCCTGTATTCATTGGCTTTGGCGCAGTATTGATCTTCATCGTTTTCCTGATCATCAAATACACTTCTGCCAAAGGATTTGAAACCAGTTTAAAAGCAAGTGACTATAAATACAGTTTAGCAGCTTGGCTGGAAGAATTGGCACGAGTGATTAAATCTTTCAAATACTCACGCGGCACAGACTTACACATGCAACGAGCCGATAAAATTCTAAGCGGTTACCTCCATTCGAGAACAGAACATTTCAGAATTCTGTTGACGCAGTACTGGAGTCTGGTGAGTTTTAAAATTTTAATCACAGCAGCCATGCTGATTGTGGGTGCATTGTTATTGGTGGATCAGCAAATCAATATTGGTCAGTTTATCGCAGCTGAGATTGTAATTCTTACCGTGATTGGTTCAGTAGAAAAGTTGATCATGAATCTGGACAAAGTATATGATGTGCTTACTTCTGTTCAGAAACTGAATAAAGTAACTGAAAGCGAAACAGAAGTAGAAGGCACAGCATTGATGTCTGATACAGGTAAGGGTGTTTCCATCGACTTCCACAACGTAAACTTCCAATATCAGGATGGCATACAGGCGCTGAAGGGCATGGACCTGCACGTTACACCAGGTCAGAAAGTATGTATCATGGGCGAAAGCGGCGCTGGTAAATCAACCATTCTTCGCTTGTTAACAGGAGCATTCACCAATTTCGAAGGTTCGGTACTCGTAGATAATGTACCTATCGCGAACTATAACCTTACATCGCTGCGTGCGAATACAGGTATTCTATTGAGTCAGCAGGATATTTTCCATGGCACTTTGTATGAGAACATCACCATGGGCAATAAATCAATTCAACTGAAAGACATTACCGAGCTGGCAGAAAGATGCGGACTGGTAAACTTTATTCAATCGCAACCCAAAGGTTTTGATACTGAACTTGATCCAACCGGTAAACGTTTGCCAAGTAAAATCAGGCAGGATATTTTATTGATGCGTGCGCTTCTTGGCAAACGCAGGCTACTCTTATTGGAAGAGCCTTTCCAGCATATGGAGAAACCATATCAGAACCACATTATGGATTACCTGAATGCAGACAGAGAAGCAACTGTATTGATTACAACAGAAGATGCTGAAATAGCAAAAGCTTGTGATATTTTATTGTACGTAGAAAATGGAGCCATCACTTTCCAGGGCAACTGGCAGCAATGGCAGGCAAAAAACAGCTAA
- a CDS encoding sodium-dependent bicarbonate transport family permease, whose product MTGNIIISNLTNPVLLFFLLGILAALVKSDLEIPASSSRFISLYLLFSIGFRGGQELSHSGMDATVGLTLLLAMLLAVIVPFYVFFLMRTRMAVSDAGAVASAYGSVSAVTFVSAASFLEASQVHYGGHMVAAMALMEAPAIVVGVGLMRKFDKESAGQHRFRTIVHDALTNGSVLMIVGSLLIGLIADSKQAEGIKPFTSDIFKGFLAVFLLEMGMVAAKRFKAFRHYGWFAIAAALIIPPVNGLLAIGLTTFGNISAGDRLMMAILASSASYIAVPAAMRLAAPKADPGLYIPMALGVTFPFNITVGIPFYWWLIQG is encoded by the coding sequence ATGACCGGAAATATCATCATCAGTAATCTGACGAATCCGGTATTGCTGTTCTTCCTGCTGGGTATTCTGGCTGCACTCGTGAAGAGCGATTTAGAAATACCCGCTTCCAGCTCCCGCTTCATCTCCTTGTATTTACTTTTTTCTATCGGTTTCAGAGGTGGGCAGGAATTGTCACACAGCGGCATGGATGCAACAGTTGGATTAACGCTTTTACTGGCCATGTTATTGGCTGTAATTGTGCCTTTTTATGTGTTTTTCCTCATGCGAACGAGGATGGCTGTTTCCGACGCAGGCGCCGTGGCGTCTGCATATGGCTCGGTCAGTGCGGTTACTTTTGTATCAGCAGCCAGCTTTCTGGAAGCAAGCCAGGTGCATTATGGTGGGCATATGGTGGCAGCGATGGCCTTAATGGAAGCACCGGCTATTGTGGTGGGCGTTGGTTTGATGCGCAAATTTGATAAAGAATCTGCGGGTCAACACCGTTTCAGAACCATAGTACATGATGCATTAACCAACGGTTCAGTACTCATGATTGTGGGTAGTTTGCTGATTGGTCTGATAGCCGATTCCAAGCAGGCAGAGGGCATTAAACCCTTTACTTCGGACATTTTCAAGGGATTTTTAGCTGTTTTTCTGCTGGAAATGGGCATGGTGGCCGCCAAAAGATTCAAGGCTTTTCGCCATTATGGCTGGTTTGCAATCGCTGCAGCCCTAATTATTCCACCTGTTAATGGTCTATTAGCCATCGGTCTTACAACTTTTGGGAATATTTCAGCGGGCGACAGACTCATGATGGCCATCCTTGCTTCCAGCGCTTCTTATATCGCCGTACCCGCTGCCATGCGTTTGGCAGCCCCCAAGGCCGACCCGGGTTTGTACATTCCAATGGCTTTGGGTGTAACCTTCCCTTTCAACATCACCGTGGGTATTCCTTTTTACTGGTGGTTGATACAGGGTTGA
- a CDS encoding HlyD family efflux transporter periplasmic adaptor subunit: protein MSRYIDIEIESQVDDPKLGSFKKIYEVHKTSQVRKWLWGSLIVLFVVLFLPWTQNIRARGSVTTLLQEQRPQELNSIIAGRIVNWYYKEGDFVKKGDTILQLGEVKVDYFDPKLLERTKQQIDAKKIAIDGYRSKAQTAAIQVQALQEQRDAKLRELAIKLQQQDLKVQGDSMDVRAVDNELMVTKRQIEAAKLMLDSGVISLVDYERRKVSFQNALAKRTVAENKYLQSLQEIQRIRAERAGTIQEYIDKINKAEGERFSSLSNAATGDADVAKMENLYANYDYRNQLYYVTAPQDGQIAKARKAGIGEMVKEGDMLVEIIPDKIKYAVEMFVSPMDLPLISKGQKVRFIFDGFPVIVFSGWPQASYGTFGGVVYAVEKSVSSNGKFRVLVVEDPKDKPWPPQLRMGGGANGIALLKDVFIWYELWRNINGFPPEYYKASEDSKDKSAEKKK, encoded by the coding sequence ATGAGCAGATATATTGATATAGAAATTGAATCACAAGTGGATGATCCAAAACTTGGTTCATTCAAAAAAATCTACGAGGTACACAAAACCAGTCAGGTTAGAAAATGGTTGTGGGGAAGCCTCATTGTTTTATTCGTTGTGCTTTTTCTGCCTTGGACGCAGAATATCCGTGCACGCGGCTCAGTAACCACACTATTACAGGAACAAAGACCACAGGAACTGAATAGCATCATTGCCGGTAGAATTGTCAACTGGTATTACAAGGAAGGTGATTTTGTGAAGAAGGGTGACACTATTCTGCAACTGGGTGAAGTAAAAGTTGACTACTTCGATCCCAAACTTCTTGAAAGAACCAAACAACAAATTGACGCTAAAAAAATTGCTATAGACGGTTATCGCAGCAAAGCGCAAACAGCTGCCATACAGGTACAGGCTTTGCAGGAGCAAAGAGATGCCAAGCTGAGAGAGCTGGCCATCAAACTGCAACAACAGGATTTGAAAGTGCAGGGCGATAGTATGGATGTACGTGCGGTAGATAATGAGTTGATGGTAACCAAAAGACAGATTGAAGCTGCCAAGCTCATGTTGGACTCAGGTGTAATTTCTCTGGTAGATTATGAAAGAAGAAAAGTGAGTTTTCAAAATGCTTTGGCCAAAAGAACAGTTGCAGAAAATAAATACCTGCAATCACTGCAGGAGATACAGCGCATTCGCGCGGAACGTGCAGGAACGATTCAGGAGTATATTGATAAGATCAATAAAGCTGAAGGAGAAAGATTCTCTTCTTTATCCAATGCAGCTACCGGTGATGCAGATGTGGCAAAGATGGAGAACCTCTATGCCAATTACGATTACCGTAATCAATTATACTATGTAACTGCACCTCAGGACGGACAGATTGCCAAAGCACGGAAAGCGGGTATTGGTGAAATGGTGAAGGAAGGTGATATGCTGGTGGAGATTATTCCTGACAAGATCAAGTATGCAGTAGAAATGTTTGTATCGCCGATGGATTTGCCTTTGATCTCTAAGGGACAAAAAGTACGATTCATCTTTGATGGTTTTCCGGTAATTGTATTCTCCGGCTGGCCACAAGCATCCTATGGTACTTTTGGTGGTGTGGTCTATGCTGTTGAAAAATCAGTGAGCAGTAACGGCAAGTTTCGTGTTCTCGTTGTAGAAGATCCCAAAGACAAACCATGGCCGCCGCAATTGCGCATGGGTGGTGGCGCCAATGGTATCGCATTGCTGAAAGACGTATTTATCTGGTACGAACTGTGGCGAAACATCAACGGATTCCCGCCTGAATATTATAAAGCATCAGAAGACAGCAAGGATAAAAGTGCAGAAAAGAAAAAATAA
- the can gene encoding carbonate dehydratase, protein MKAYQRLLLENKAWSKEKLQDDPDFFSRLEHIQTPEFLWIGCSDSRVPANEITGTQPGEIFVHRNIANLVVHTDLNLLSVLQYAVEVLKVHHIIVCGHYGCGGVKASMTHHNLGIINKWLRNIKDVYRIHRDEIDTLEDEEARVNKLVEFNIQEQVMNLAKTSIVQKAWKHEHIPHLHGWVYDLKDGIIKPVCEIPAGTHIDPLYEFDDL, encoded by the coding sequence ATGAAAGCTTATCAACGTTTACTCTTAGAGAACAAAGCCTGGTCTAAAGAAAAATTACAGGACGATCCTGATTTTTTCTCCAGACTAGAACACATACAAACACCCGAATTTCTCTGGATTGGTTGTAGCGATAGTCGCGTACCCGCAAATGAAATTACCGGTACTCAACCGGGAGAAATCTTTGTACACAGAAATATTGCCAATTTGGTTGTGCATACCGACTTGAATCTACTCAGCGTATTACAATATGCAGTGGAAGTCTTGAAAGTGCACCACATCATTGTTTGCGGACACTATGGTTGTGGCGGTGTGAAAGCATCCATGACGCACCATAATCTGGGTATCATCAATAAATGGTTACGCAATATCAAGGATGTATATCGCATACACCGGGATGAGATCGACACACTTGAAGATGAGGAAGCACGCGTGAATAAGCTGGTTGAATTCAATATTCAAGAACAGGTCATGAATCTGGCCAAGACCTCTATTGTCCAAAAAGCCTGGAAACATGAACATATACCGCATTTACACGGATGGGTATACGATTTAAAAGATGGCATCATCAAACCAGTATGTGAAATTCCTGCTGGCACCCATATTGATCCGCTGTACGAGTTTGATGATCTCTAA
- a CDS encoding SulP family inorganic anion transporter: MKKNHLQHLAADFPASIVVLLVAIPLCLGIALGSGAPLFSGIIAGIIGGIVIGILSGSHLSVSGPAAGLTVIVAAAITKLQVFDAFLLAVVLAGLFQIVFGYLKAGVIGDYVPNAVIKGMLAAIGLILILKQLPHLVGYDADFEGDMSFKQADNQNTLTEILASFEQFSPAAILIGLLSLSILTLWETKFFKKTKWLQLIPGPLVVVLTAIALHTWIQTSFPELSLQKEHMVNLPVAIDTQHFLSFFTFPDFSQIINPAVWSAALTIALVASLETLLGIEAVDKLDPLKRISPSNLELKAQGVGNIVSGLLGGLPMTSVVVRSSANVAAGGKTKMSTILHGILMLLCVAFIPKLLNLIPLSALAAVLIFTGYKLAKLSIFKEFYSKGWDQFGPFLITILAILFTDLLVGICIGIIAGLFFLVRSNFRSSVLMVNDNNHYLVRLRKDVSFLNKPVIKKLLEEIPENAFVIVDATRADFIDKDVIEEINIFIQHAHLKNIRFSIKKSQHKPNHLLFLSNTQAS, encoded by the coding sequence ATGAAAAAAAACCATTTGCAGCATCTTGCTGCTGACTTTCCCGCATCTATCGTTGTGCTCTTAGTAGCGATACCGCTTTGTCTTGGTATTGCACTGGGTAGTGGAGCACCTTTATTCTCGGGTATCATCGCAGGTATAATTGGTGGTATCGTTATTGGAATACTGAGTGGATCGCATTTGAGTGTAAGCGGGCCCGCAGCAGGTCTTACTGTTATTGTTGCTGCTGCCATCACAAAACTCCAGGTATTTGATGCATTTCTTTTGGCCGTAGTGTTAGCCGGCTTGTTTCAGATTGTGTTTGGTTACCTGAAAGCAGGTGTGATTGGTGATTATGTACCAAATGCAGTTATCAAGGGTATGCTTGCAGCGATTGGTCTGATCTTAATCCTCAAGCAGCTGCCACACTTGGTTGGTTATGACGCAGACTTTGAGGGTGACATGTCATTTAAACAAGCCGATAATCAGAATACACTCACAGAAATATTGGCTTCCTTCGAACAGTTTTCGCCAGCAGCAATACTCATTGGTTTATTGAGTTTAAGCATACTCACATTATGGGAAACAAAGTTTTTCAAAAAAACCAAATGGTTGCAACTCATCCCTGGTCCACTTGTGGTGGTACTCACGGCCATTGCTTTACACACATGGATTCAGACAAGCTTTCCCGAACTGTCTTTGCAAAAAGAGCATATGGTTAATTTACCTGTTGCTATAGATACCCAACATTTTCTCTCGTTTTTTACTTTTCCTGATTTCAGCCAAATCATCAATCCTGCTGTTTGGTCAGCAGCACTCACCATTGCACTGGTAGCCAGTCTGGAAACTTTACTTGGCATTGAAGCGGTTGACAAACTTGACCCACTAAAAAGAATCAGTCCGTCTAACCTGGAATTAAAAGCACAAGGCGTTGGTAATATAGTTTCCGGATTATTGGGTGGCTTGCCAATGACTTCTGTTGTAGTACGCAGCTCAGCAAATGTTGCTGCAGGAGGAAAAACAAAAATGAGTACCATACTACACGGCATACTGATGTTGTTGTGTGTGGCCTTCATACCAAAATTATTAAACCTGATACCGCTCAGTGCACTAGCTGCTGTATTGATTTTTACCGGATACAAACTGGCTAAGCTTTCTATATTCAAAGAATTCTATTCAAAGGGATGGGACCAGTTTGGTCCTTTCTTAATCACGATCCTGGCAATACTTTTTACCGATTTATTAGTTGGTATCTGTATTGGTATTATTGCTGGTTTGTTCTTTCTGGTGAGAAGTAATTTCCGCAGCAGCGTGCTGATGGTGAATGACAATAATCACTATCTGGTTAGGCTGAGAAAGGATGTATCTTTTCTGAACAAGCCTGTTATCAAAAAGCTATTGGAAGAAATTCCAGAAAATGCATTTGTGATTGTAGATGCAACAAGAGCAGATTTTATTGATAAAGATGTGATTGAAGAAATCAACATTTTTATTCAGCATGCACATTTAAAAAACATCCGTTTCAGCATCAAGAAAAGTCAGCATAAACCAAACCATCTTTTGTTCCTTTCAAATACCCAAGCATCATGA